Genomic DNA from Candidatus Nitronereus thalassa:
CCATGGTGCAAGGCCAAGGTCGTAAACACCGCTTCAATCCCTCCGGCCGCGCCCAGTAAATGTCCAGTCATCGATTTCGTTGAACTCACTGGAACCTGGTATGCGTGCGTACCAAACACGGTTTTAATGACCTGGGTTTCAATTTTATCGGCAAAGGTAGAAGTCGCATGGGCGTTAATATAGCCAATGTCCGACTTGTCCACCCCTGCATCCACAATAGCTTTTTCCATACATTTTACGGCACCCGCACCATCATCTGGAGGGGCGGTGATATGATACGCATCGCTCGTCATGGCATATCCGGCCAACTCACCATAAATTCGAACACCTCGACGCTGCGCATGTTCGAGTTCTTCAAGCACCAACACGCCAGCACCTTCACCGATGACGAATCCATCACGTTCACGATCAAATGGCCGACTCGCTCGTTGAGGATCATCATTGCGGCGAGACAATGCCTTTGCAGCGGCAAATCCTGCAAGCGCGAGCGGACTAATCGTCGATTCTGCGCCTCCGGCAAGCATCACATCCGCTTCACCTCGCTGGATAATTCGAAAGGCGTCCCCCAAACAATGATTGCCCGTCGCGCAAGCCGTCACCGCACAAGAGTTGGGACCCTGGGCCCCAAATCGAATAGCCACTTGCCCCGAAGCTAAATTAATAATGACCATCGGGATAAAAAAAGGAGACACCCGGCTGGGCCCCTTTTCTTTCAGGACTTCGTGATAATGCTCAATAGCTGGAAGGCCACCGATTCCGGCCCCGATATACACGCCCACTCGGTCAGCATTATCTGGCGTGATTTTCAATTCCGCATCATCCACCGCTTCCTGGCTGGCCGCCACGGCATAGTGGATGAAGGTATCCATTTTTTTGATTTCTTTTTTGTCGATATAGTCGCCAGGGTTAAAGTCTTTCACTTCCCCAGCGATTTGGCAGGCATAGTCCGAAGCGTCAAATCGCGTAATGTTTGTAATGCCCGATTTCCCAGCAACCAGGCTCTCCCAGGTTTTTTCCACACCAATCCCCAGTGGCGTCACCACGCCCACACCCGTGATCACCACTCGGCGTCGGTTTTGATCAACCATGACTTACACTGCGCGTTTAAGTTTTTTCTTTGATATAGTCAATGGCTTGTGAAACTTTTTGGATTTTTTCCGCATCCTCATCCGGAATTTCCACATCAAATTCTTCTTCGAGCGCCATCACCAGCTCTACCGTATCTAACGAATCCGCGCCAAGATCTTCGACAAATGAGGCTTCAGGCACGACTTCATCTTCTTCCACGCCCAACTGTTCTGCAATGATTTTTTTTACCTTGTCTTCTACCGCCATCGAAATTGATACCTCCTGTTTTAGTTTCATCATCCGTAAGGCGTGAATACGTCTTTCAATTTTTCATGTCCCGAGTCACGGTTCACGGATTACGCCATATGCATCCCGCCATTGACATGCAACACTTGTCCCGTGATATACCCCGCCGCATCTGATGCCAAAAATTTCACGGCTTCGGCAATGTCACGGGCCTCTCCCAAACGACCCAAAGGAATTTGTTTAGACAACATCTCTCTGACATCTTGCCCCAAGGCTTGCGTCATTGCAGTATCAATAAACCCTGGAGCCACAGCATTCACGGTAATATTCCGACTCGCATACTCCCGGGCAATGGTCTTTGTCAACCCAATAACCGCAGCTTTTGAGGCCGCA
This window encodes:
- the acpP gene encoding acyl carrier protein produces the protein MAVEDKVKKIIAEQLGVEEDEVVPEASFVEDLGADSLDTVELVMALEEEFDVEIPDEDAEKIQKVSQAIDYIKEKT
- the fabF gene encoding beta-ketoacyl-ACP synthase II; amino-acid sequence: MVDQNRRRVVITGVGVVTPLGIGVEKTWESLVAGKSGITNITRFDASDYACQIAGEVKDFNPGDYIDKKEIKKMDTFIHYAVAASQEAVDDAELKITPDNADRVGVYIGAGIGGLPAIEHYHEVLKEKGPSRVSPFFIPMVIINLASGQVAIRFGAQGPNSCAVTACATGNHCLGDAFRIIQRGEADVMLAGGAESTISPLALAGFAAAKALSRRNDDPQRASRPFDRERDGFVIGEGAGVLVLEELEHAQRRGVRIYGELAGYAMTSDAYHITAPPDDGAGAVKCMEKAIVDAGVDKSDIGYINAHATSTFADKIETQVIKTVFGTHAYQVPVSSTKSMTGHLLGAAGGIEAVFTTLALHHGMLPPTINLEHSDPECDLDYIPAKPRPVAIKAAISNAFGFGGVNACLVMKQL